A region from the Sandaracinus amylolyticus genome encodes:
- a CDS encoding P-II family nitrogen regulator: protein MKKVEAIIKPFKLDEVKDALAEVGVKGMTVTEVKGFGRTGGKREVYRGSAYVVDFVPKVKIEVVIPDALVVPVLEAIERSAKTGRIGDGKVFVFHVEEAVRIRTGERGEDAV, encoded by the coding sequence ATGAAGAAGGTCGAGGCCATCATCAAGCCGTTCAAGCTCGACGAGGTGAAGGACGCGCTCGCGGAAGTCGGCGTCAAGGGCATGACCGTCACCGAGGTGAAAGGCTTCGGCCGTACCGGCGGCAAGCGCGAGGTCTATCGCGGGTCCGCCTACGTGGTCGACTTCGTGCCGAAGGTGAAGATCGAGGTCGTGATTCCCGACGCGCTCGTCGTGCCGGTGCTCGAGGCGATCGAGCGCTCGGCCAAGACGGGCCGCATCGGCGACGGAAAGGTCTTCGTCTTCCACGTCGAGGAGGCGGTCCGCATCCGCACCGGCGAGCGTGGCGAGGACGCCGTCTGA